One genomic window of Scylla paramamosain isolate STU-SP2022 chromosome 20, ASM3559412v1, whole genome shotgun sequence includes the following:
- the LOC135110695 gene encoding transmembrane protein 50A-like, which yields MPGCCVAITENMPPICENWDAGERRNFLASVVSGSLFALGWWCVIDAAAQYPKNEDFNHAYHVCGVIATLAMLMVNTVSNGQVRGDMYTDGCIGPYGARIWLFLGLMLSFGSLIGACWILFGGYVIPGVKIQWPGVAIFLQNMFIFFSSIIYKIGRSEENWQ from the exons ATGCCAGGGTGCTGCGTAGCCATCACAGAAAACATGCCGCCTATATGTGAGAACTGGGACGCGGGGGAGAGACGCAACTTCCTGGCCTCCGTGGTGTCTGGAAGTCTG TTTGCTctggggtggtggtgtgtcATTGATGCTGCTGCTCAGTACCCAAAGAATGAAGACTTCAACCATGCCTACCATGTGTGTGGAGTTATTGCCACCCTGGCCATGCTCAT GGTGAACACAGTGAGCAATGGACAAGTGCGTGGGGACATGTACACTGACGGCTGTATTGGGCCTTACGGGGCACGGATCTGGCTCTTCCTTGGCCTCATGCTCAGCTTTGGCTCCCTCATTGGTGCCTGCTGGATACTGTTTGGAGGCTATGTCATCCCAG GTGTTAAGATTCAGTGGCCTGGAGTTGCCATCTTCCTGCAGAAcatgttcattttcttcagcTCCATCATATACAAGATTGGCCGGTCTGAGGAGAACTGGCAATGA
- the LOC135110694 gene encoding coiled-coil domain-containing protein 43-like, with translation MMAKVMAVIGNCGRGPQQNMAEAAACDFDEWLKDTLVALDTDDEVFSPYIKGILEGEENADEKLDALQGILSEITENGIDDLCQDILRKWNVRESNGPAKESNPQVSADECLARIMGEQAQMVVTTRVRTQEEQNLKSAILAQYAQVSDGEVTDSDAEEEVVGLRNTNAEEVVRAEREKREKDKEESQRKKEKDKEDRLKQKSKDDERKEKEKKRTQKGERRR, from the exons ATGATGGCAAAGGTAATGGCAGTAATTGGCAACTGTGGCCGAGGACCACAACAAAACATGGCCGAGGCAGCGGCATGCGACTTTGATGAGTGGCTGAAAGACACCCTGGTGGCGCTGGACACTGATGACGAGGTGTTCAGCCCGTACATCAAGGGCATTTTAGAGGGCGAGGAAAATGCCGACGAGAAACTGGACGCCTTGCAGGGGATCCTTTCCGAGATAACG GAAAATGGGATTGATGACTTGTGCCAAGATATTCTACGGAAATGGAATGTGAGAGAGTCCAATGGTCCTGCAAAGGAATCCAACCCCCAG GTGTCAGCAGATGAGTGCCTGGCGCGCATCATGGGAGAGCAGGCCCAGATGGTGGTGACAACTCGTGTCCGAACACAGGAGGAGCAGAATCTTAAGAGTGCTATATTGGCTCAGTATGCACAG GTGTCTGATGGAGAAGTGACAGACAGCGAtgcagaagaggaggtggttgGCCTCCGTAACACTAATGCAGAGGAGGTGGTGCGAGCAGAgcgggagaagagggagaaggacaaagaggagTCTCAGCgcaaaaaggagaaagacaaagaggatAG GCTGAAGCAGAAGAGCAAGGATGATGAAcgtaaagagaaggagaagaagaggacccAGAAGGGGGAACGGAGACGGTGA